One Nostoc sp. UHCC 0302 DNA window includes the following coding sequences:
- the glgX gene encoding glycogen debranching protein GlgX, translated as MQRIDIHPTHSYKNFKLRPGSAIPFGATLVPGGVNFSIFSRHAKSCTLVLFKKHALEPMAEIPFPEEFRIGNVFSMTVFELDYENLEYGYRMDGPFDPKQGHWFDTSKILLDPYAKIIGGRDIWGEKPDWDNIYQHRSRLAFDDFDWEGERPLQIPTEDLIIYEMHVRSFTRHPSAGVKHPGTFAAIRDKIPYLKELGVNCIELMPIYEFDEFENSRPNLQTGEVLLNYWGYSTVGFFAPKAGYAATGKYGMQVDELKTLIKTLHQNDIEVILDVVFNHTAEGNEYGPTISFRGIDNKTYYMLTPEGYYFNFSGTGNTLNCNNPIVRNMVLDCLRYWAAEYHIDGFRFDLAAILGRDPWGAPLLNPPLLESLAFDPILANCKLIAEAWDAGGLYQVGSFPAFGRWLEWNGKYRDTIRKFLKGEPGLVGDMAQRLQGSPDLYAWADRGPTTSINFITCHDGFTLMDLVSYDGKHNEANGENNNDGTNDNDSWNCGWEGETDNPDIQSLRRQQIKNAVAMLMVSQGVPMILMGDEVGRTQYGNNNTYCHDNELNWLDWKLLESHAELFKFFKHCIAFRNAHPVLRNKYHFRNVDYAGSGYADITWHGTQAWNADWSDASRILAFMLCGKHAREGTVSDDYIYVAMNMHWESQWFEIPGLPQGMQWHIFVNTGATPHESWTPGTEPVLENQYGLLIGGRSVVILVGK; from the coding sequence ATGCAGAGAATTGATATCCATCCCACCCATAGTTACAAAAACTTTAAGCTACGTCCCGGTAGTGCGATCCCTTTTGGAGCAACCTTAGTACCAGGAGGCGTTAACTTTTCCATCTTTTCCCGTCATGCCAAATCCTGTACCTTAGTACTGTTCAAAAAGCACGCTCTTGAACCAATGGCGGAAATTCCATTTCCAGAAGAGTTTCGCATTGGTAATGTCTTCAGCATGACCGTATTTGAATTGGATTACGAAAACCTCGAATACGGCTACCGCATGGACGGGCCTTTCGACCCCAAACAAGGACACTGGTTTGACACCAGCAAAATTCTCCTAGACCCATACGCCAAAATCATTGGTGGCAGAGATATTTGGGGAGAAAAACCCGACTGGGATAATATATATCAGCATCGATCGCGTTTAGCATTTGATGATTTTGACTGGGAAGGTGAGCGTCCACTACAAATCCCTACTGAGGATTTAATCATCTATGAAATGCACGTCCGCAGTTTCACTCGCCATCCCTCCGCTGGAGTGAAGCATCCAGGGACATTTGCCGCCATTCGCGACAAAATCCCTTATCTTAAGGAGCTAGGTGTCAACTGTATTGAGCTGATGCCCATCTATGAATTTGATGAATTTGAAAACAGCCGCCCTAATCTGCAAACAGGGGAAGTACTACTAAATTACTGGGGTTACAGTACTGTCGGCTTTTTTGCTCCGAAGGCTGGTTATGCAGCTACAGGCAAATATGGGATGCAAGTTGATGAACTCAAAACGTTGATTAAAACTCTGCATCAAAATGACATTGAAGTAATTCTAGATGTTGTTTTCAACCATACAGCAGAAGGTAATGAGTACGGGCCAACGATTTCCTTTCGCGGAATCGACAACAAAACCTACTATATGCTGACTCCAGAGGGCTACTACTTTAATTTCAGTGGCACTGGTAATACCCTTAACTGTAACAATCCGATTGTTCGCAATATGGTACTCGACTGCCTGCGCTATTGGGCTGCTGAGTATCACATTGATGGTTTCCGCTTCGATTTGGCGGCGATTTTGGGACGTGATCCTTGGGGCGCACCACTCTTGAACCCACCACTGTTAGAAAGTCTTGCGTTTGACCCAATTCTCGCTAACTGCAAACTAATTGCTGAAGCTTGGGATGCAGGCGGTCTCTACCAAGTCGGCTCGTTCCCGGCATTTGGGCGTTGGTTAGAGTGGAATGGTAAGTACCGCGACACTATTCGTAAATTCCTTAAAGGTGAGCCAGGGCTGGTAGGAGACATGGCACAGCGGCTACAGGGTTCGCCGGATCTCTATGCTTGGGCTGACCGTGGCCCGACAACTTCAATTAATTTCATCACCTGCCATGATGGTTTTACACTGATGGATTTGGTTTCCTATGATGGGAAACACAATGAAGCTAACGGTGAAAATAACAACGATGGCACTAATGATAACGATAGTTGGAATTGTGGCTGGGAAGGTGAGACTGACAATCCAGACATTCAATCCTTGCGTCGACAACAGATAAAAAATGCTGTCGCTATGTTGATGGTCAGCCAAGGAGTGCCAATGATCCTCATGGGGGATGAGGTAGGACGCACACAATACGGTAACAATAACACTTATTGCCACGATAACGAACTCAACTGGCTCGATTGGAAATTATTGGAATCTCATGCAGAATTGTTTAAGTTTTTTAAGCACTGCATTGCCTTTCGTAATGCCCACCCCGTGCTGAGAAATAAATATCACTTCCGCAATGTCGATTACGCTGGCAGTGGCTATGCTGATATTACTTGGCATGGAACTCAGGCATGGAACGCTGATTGGTCTGATGCCAGTCGTATCCTCGCTTTTATGCTCTGTGGTAAACACGCTAGGGAGGGGACAGTAAGTGACGATTACATTTATGTAGCGATGAATATGCATTGGGAAAGTCAGTGGTTTGAAATTCCAGGACTGCCTCAAGGAATGCAATGGCATATTTTTGTGAACACTGGAGCCACACCGCATGAAAGCTGGACTCCTGGGACAGAACCAGTACTAGAAAATCAGTACGGATTGCTGATAGGAGGCCGGTCAGTGGTCATATTAGTAGGTAAATAA
- a CDS encoding STAS domain-containing protein — MTINIELLPVTLVKTAVDQEKTDLNTLPSVTVVEIVGDIDTNTAPLAQEQILPLAQPETRMILEMTNVPYMSSAGLRMLLSLYRQLSAKGGQIILVGLSEEIQDTMSMTGFLDFFQTRNSLEEALEAFNVKVKVKGT; from the coding sequence ATGACAATTAACATCGAATTGCTGCCAGTAACACTAGTAAAAACGGCTGTCGATCAAGAGAAGACTGATCTGAATACACTCCCATCAGTAACAGTCGTAGAAATAGTCGGCGATATAGACACCAATACAGCTCCCCTAGCTCAAGAGCAGATTCTACCACTAGCCCAACCTGAAACCAGAATGATCCTGGAAATGACTAATGTGCCTTATATGTCCAGTGCTGGCTTAAGGATGCTGCTGTCGCTGTACCGACAATTATCTGCCAAAGGCGGACAGATCATTTTGGTAGGACTTTCCGAAGAAATTCAAGACACAATGTCTATGACTGGATTTCTCGACTTTTTTCAGACTCGCAATAGCCTTGAGGAAGCCTTAGAAGCTTTCAATGTCAAAGTTAAAGTCAAAGGCACTTAA
- a CDS encoding AGE family epimerase/isomerase: MDHMSFSFSDTIAGYVTHFNRNDKSFGIKTSDGREYQAYLTPSAYGRISQNLEEPYLDCTARFGEMLTPGQHVFAYGVFYPYGQDYKFEVKYLVFPGDAPNKYRHEEADWWIKQIRSIADSYLKWQFGYPEQPIDYKEYRTYLNLAGSKKRDDFLQETDTISRLVYGFASAYLLTGEDRFLEGAEKGTEYLRQHMRFYDPDEDLIYWYHGIQVTGNREQKLLTSEFGDDYDAIPAYEQIYALAGPIQTYRITGDPRILKDAEMTIDLFDRFFLDKDGVGYFSHIDPITLDPRAESLGTNRARKNWNSVGDHAPAYLINLWLATGEQKYADMLEYTFDTIAKYFPDYENSPFVQERFYEDWSHDTTYGWQQNRAVVGHNLKIAWNLMRMQSLKPKAEYADLAQKIAALMPDAGSDRQRGGWYDVVERTLGEGEEQYRFVWHDRKAWWQQEQAILAYLILHGITQEPEYLRHAREAAAFYNAFFLDHDDGGVYFNVLANGLPYLMGNERFKGSHSMSGYHSTELSYLSVVYTNLLITKQPIDFYFKPQPGAFKDNILRVQPDILPPGSVRIGQVWINEEDYTNFDATALTVKLPDTQEKVKVKVQIVPN; encoded by the coding sequence ATGGATCATATGAGTTTTTCATTTTCAGACACGATCGCCGGTTATGTCACCCACTTTAACCGTAATGACAAATCATTTGGTATCAAAACATCAGACGGACGAGAATACCAAGCATACCTCACCCCTAGCGCCTATGGTCGGATTAGCCAAAACTTAGAGGAACCTTATCTAGACTGTACTGCTCGGTTTGGTGAAATGCTCACTCCTGGTCAGCACGTGTTTGCTTATGGTGTTTTCTATCCTTATGGACAAGATTATAAGTTTGAAGTTAAATATCTTGTTTTTCCAGGTGATGCACCCAACAAATATCGGCATGAAGAAGCAGATTGGTGGATTAAACAAATACGTTCAATTGCTGATTCCTACTTGAAATGGCAGTTTGGCTACCCGGAACAGCCGATTGATTATAAAGAATATCGCACTTACCTCAACTTGGCTGGTAGTAAAAAGCGTGATGATTTCTTGCAAGAAACTGATACGATTTCTCGCCTAGTTTATGGTTTCGCCTCAGCTTACTTATTAACCGGAGAAGACCGCTTTCTGGAAGGCGCGGAAAAAGGTACAGAGTATCTGCGCCAGCACATGAGATTTTATGATCCAGATGAAGATTTAATTTACTGGTATCACGGTATTCAAGTTACAGGTAACCGAGAGCAAAAACTACTTACGTCTGAATTTGGCGATGATTATGATGCCATCCCAGCCTATGAACAAATTTATGCCCTAGCTGGCCCCATCCAAACTTATCGAATAACCGGTGATCCCCGCATTCTTAAAGATGCTGAGATGACTATCGATTTGTTTGATCGCTTTTTCTTAGATAAAGATGGTGTTGGTTATTTTTCGCACATTGACCCGATAACTTTAGATCCGCGTGCAGAATCTCTGGGTACAAACCGCGCCCGCAAAAACTGGAACTCAGTAGGAGATCACGCACCAGCTTATCTGATCAATTTGTGGCTAGCAACTGGCGAACAAAAATACGCCGATATGCTGGAATACACTTTTGACACGATCGCTAAATACTTCCCCGACTACGAAAATAGCCCATTTGTCCAAGAACGGTTCTACGAAGATTGGAGCCACGATACCACCTATGGATGGCAGCAAAACCGCGCTGTAGTAGGCCACAACCTCAAAATTGCCTGGAATCTGATGCGGATGCAAAGCCTCAAACCCAAAGCTGAATATGCAGATTTGGCACAAAAAATTGCTGCCCTGATGCCAGATGCGGGTAGCGATCGCCAGCGCGGAGGCTGGTATGATGTCGTAGAGCGAACACTGGGTGAAGGCGAAGAACAATACCGCTTCGTCTGGCACGACCGGAAAGCTTGGTGGCAGCAAGAGCAAGCAATTTTAGCCTACTTGATTCTACATGGCATAACTCAAGAGCCGGAATACTTGCGCCACGCCCGCGAAGCGGCAGCTTTCTATAATGCTTTCTTCCTCGACCATGATGACGGCGGTGTTTACTTCAATGTTTTGGCGAACGGTTTGCCCTATTTGATGGGTAATGAGCGGTTTAAAGGTAGCCACTCAATGAGCGGTTATCACTCAACTGAATTGAGCTATTTGTCGGTAGTTTACACCAACCTACTAATTACTAAGCAACCAATCGACTTTTACTTTAAGCCACAGCCGGGAGCATTTAAAGACAACATCCTGCGAGTGCAACCAGATATTTTGCCACCTGGAAGCGTGCGGATTGGTCAAGTATGGATCAATGAAGAAGACTATACCAATTTTGACGCAACTGCTTTAACAGTCAAGCTACCCGATACACAAGAAAAAGTGAAAGTTAAAGTGCAAATTGTCCCGAATTAG
- a CDS encoding DJ-1/PfpI family protein encodes MTTDLKGKIGVLIEEHFDQTEFRKFNEYFPQQGYEVEYISHLWGNPQLTFGSNPDNGEVEDHVVVTTEVNDINPSDYKGIICIGAYAMDRLRYQVSVKKGQKNQAPAVVFLRKAMNTDGVKIGTICHSLWLLCADKDLIQGRQVTCAHNIICDVENAGGEVIYEGDVTADLVIDSNLITGKHPGVVDQFMEVFLQEIEKQEQKVKVGANA; translated from the coding sequence ATGACAACTGATTTAAAAGGAAAAATTGGTGTACTTATTGAAGAACATTTTGACCAAACTGAATTTCGCAAATTCAATGAGTACTTTCCTCAACAAGGTTATGAAGTAGAATACATTTCGCATTTGTGGGGTAATCCACAATTAACATTCGGCTCAAATCCCGATAACGGGGAAGTTGAAGATCATGTAGTTGTGACCACAGAAGTTAACGATATAAATCCATCCGATTACAAAGGCATAATTTGTATTGGTGCTTATGCTATGGATCGGTTGCGATATCAGGTTTCTGTCAAAAAAGGTCAGAAAAATCAAGCCCCAGCAGTGGTTTTTCTCAGAAAAGCAATGAATACAGATGGTGTGAAAATTGGTACAATCTGTCATTCTTTGTGGCTTTTATGTGCTGATAAAGATTTGATTCAAGGTCGCCAAGTTACCTGCGCTCACAATATTATTTGTGATGTAGAAAATGCAGGTGGTGAAGTTATTTATGAAGGTGACGTAACCGCCGATTTAGTTATTGATAGCAACTTGATAACAGGAAAACATCCAGGAGTTGTAGACCAATTTATGGAAGTTTTTCTACAAGAAATTGAGAAGCAGGAACAAAAGGTAAAAGTTGGAGCAAATGCTTGA
- a CDS encoding MFS transporter, translating to MVTKTAIDSRRWLALILLCATQFMFVLDVSIINVALPSMQSAFDFSQQNLQWVINAYTLAFGGFLLLGGRAGDLLGHRRVFIVGLTLFSLASLMGGLATSGAMLITARSLQGLGAALSSPTALSILTMTFTEGSERNRALGVWGATGASGGAAGVLLGGILTGMLGWEWVLFVNVPIAGAAALFAPTLLNETVTKKDSRQFDLAGAFCSTTGLILLVFTIVNAEGHLGRTLGLLLLCVLLFVGFIIIEQRSPAPLVPLRIFRLRNLTGANLVTLVHGTGPLCTLFFISLYLQQVLGLSALNSGLAFLPFALAGGASSGFASVMVNRFGVKPVLTAGMLLMAIGLVLFAQVAVGGSYLIHVLPASLIVGASAGLSFVPLTIAAFMSVKDEDAGLASGLLATSQQVGAAIVLALLVAIASAHTKGIIAAQGNSPEVLVSALTQGFQSAFYLGAGLVALGAIVAFLVIQQQTKYSRLE from the coding sequence ATGGTCACTAAGACTGCAATAGATTCCAGGCGTTGGCTAGCGCTGATCCTACTGTGTGCTACACAGTTTATGTTCGTACTTGATGTATCGATTATTAACGTTGCTTTGCCCTCAATGCAGTCAGCGTTTGATTTCTCACAACAGAACCTCCAATGGGTGATTAACGCTTATACACTTGCTTTTGGGGGCTTTCTCCTGCTTGGTGGTCGTGCAGGAGACCTACTCGGCCACCGTCGCGTTTTCATCGTTGGACTGACTCTATTTTCTTTAGCCTCACTGATGGGAGGTCTTGCGACTTCTGGAGCTATGCTGATTACAGCGCGTAGTCTTCAGGGCCTAGGCGCTGCTCTTAGCTCTCCGACGGCGTTGTCAATTCTCACGATGACTTTCACTGAAGGTTCGGAACGCAACCGCGCGTTAGGAGTTTGGGGAGCTACGGGTGCATCAGGTGGCGCAGCTGGCGTACTTTTGGGTGGAATACTGACTGGGATGCTGGGCTGGGAATGGGTGCTATTTGTCAACGTACCCATTGCTGGTGCAGCAGCTCTGTTTGCTCCAACATTGTTGAATGAGACTGTCACGAAAAAAGATTCTCGGCAATTCGATTTAGCAGGCGCTTTCTGTAGTACAACAGGGCTAATTCTGCTTGTCTTCACAATCGTGAACGCTGAAGGACACTTGGGGCGGACACTGGGATTACTCTTGCTGTGTGTGCTACTTTTCGTCGGCTTCATTATTATTGAGCAGCGATCGCCTGCACCACTAGTGCCGTTGCGAATCTTCCGTCTACGTAATCTCACTGGAGCTAACCTTGTCACTTTGGTTCACGGCACTGGGCCGTTGTGTACCTTGTTCTTTATCTCACTCTACCTCCAGCAGGTGCTAGGCTTGTCGGCGCTCAACTCAGGACTTGCCTTTTTACCTTTTGCACTAGCTGGCGGTGCTTCCTCTGGTTTTGCCTCGGTGATGGTGAATAGGTTCGGTGTCAAACCTGTTTTGACAGCCGGGATGCTTTTAATGGCCATCGGTCTGGTACTCTTCGCCCAAGTTGCTGTCGGTGGCAGTTATTTAATCCATGTGCTACCAGCTTCGCTCATTGTTGGTGCTAGCGCTGGTCTCTCCTTTGTCCCGTTAACTATTGCTGCTTTCATGTCGGTCAAAGATGAAGATGCCGGGCTAGCCTCCGGGTTGCTGGCTACTAGTCAGCAGGTAGGTGCTGCTATAGTTCTGGCGTTGCTAGTGGCGATCGCCAGCGCTCACACTAAAGGAATTATTGCAGCGCAAGGTAACTCACCAGAGGTATTGGTAAGCGCATTGACCCAAGGCTTTCAGTCTGCTTTCTACCTCGGTGCTGGTTTAGTGGCACTGGGTGCAATCGTTGCGTTTTTAGTTATCCAACAACAAACCAAATACTCCCGTCTTGAGTGA
- a CDS encoding antibiotic biosynthesis monooxygenase family protein, with amino-acid sequence MATISDKAGLLTVINVFTVENPQQQQILVDHLVSNIEKAKKQEGLISVNIHKSLDGTRVVNYAQWSSKEALEAALKSQEFMAPVEKAVEFPHDFHLYEVVFTTQP; translated from the coding sequence ATGGCTACAATTAGCGACAAAGCTGGTCTACTCACCGTCATTAACGTCTTCACAGTTGAAAATCCTCAACAGCAGCAGATCTTAGTAGATCACCTTGTAAGTAACATCGAAAAAGCTAAGAAGCAAGAGGGCTTGATCTCTGTGAATATCCACAAAAGCTTGGATGGTACACGAGTTGTAAACTACGCCCAGTGGAGCAGCAAAGAAGCACTGGAAGCAGCTCTGAAAAGCCAAGAATTTATGGCTCCTGTAGAGAAGGCTGTAGAATTCCCTCACGATTTTCACTTATACGAAGTCGTGTTTACAACACAACCATAG
- a CDS encoding CHRD domain-containing protein, which produces MTHNTGPYVSIPPSTRGKVVDDYLLVPQDDPTRAAVYGSGDLYTFLATSRETDFSYNFFDFFLPVGGGPPPHFHPYEQETWYITAGEIQYNLGNQGTNSLVLPEGSLIFGPKDRVHGYRNLDSQVSISGKTPGARTLSLTTPGALDLFFSTVAERVINRNDPVPVIPPDEATFINLAEFSLRTKAGISFAGPDFQPPADALDYLLVLPEDAKPDVVQQAIALSKIDGFKVWTTGNQPGLPQRPTFTGPFGIEYTSLASFTETGNKFAYNEFSLAPQAADTFVQANLNASQVVKDSKSLATGVANIKPLRTGNALFYDLTVTGLDFGELLPGGTPQTPDNELDDVTAIHIHSGDRGSNGGHVFNILDPHHQDEDNLTIKLNADGSTTLKGIWTQKEADIPKELKDFLTGTGLPGQESDYYFQVHTQGNPAGEIRGQIGRTTDDFGVPIKSENHEILYVKQGQLSVKIGDEVRLAGPDTFVEIAPGNEYAIANFGTAKVESLAVSVPQGNLEPAPIPSPLKPQGRASHKQLVFLGDGDDVFSQPNRKNLRVYGGKGNDELYATQDDRLFGEKGEDLLDASSGTGRNLLDGGEGNDFLIAGKQDQLVGGDGDDTLFIVNGGENVLYGNAGTDQFWIANGRIPDTVLDPRQSVPLPPPFPVLPTLQDTRNIIADFELGVDKIYISGVSGISDFDDLKLLPVYGDLRSTSILATLGGTEYSLANVSGILSNELTANDFVFA; this is translated from the coding sequence ATGACACATAATACAGGCCCCTACGTTAGCATCCCACCTTCTACACGAGGTAAAGTTGTTGATGATTATTTGCTTGTACCACAAGACGATCCAACTCGTGCGGCTGTCTATGGTTCAGGTGATTTGTATACGTTTTTAGCAACTTCGCGGGAGACTGACTTTTCCTACAACTTTTTCGATTTCTTCTTGCCAGTTGGGGGTGGGCCGCCACCACACTTCCATCCTTACGAACAAGAAACGTGGTACATAACTGCTGGGGAAATTCAATACAACTTAGGTAACCAAGGGACTAATAGTTTGGTACTGCCCGAAGGCAGTTTGATCTTCGGCCCCAAAGATAGAGTCCACGGCTATCGTAACTTAGACTCGCAGGTATCGATATCGGGAAAAACTCCGGGAGCAAGAACACTTTCGTTAACTACTCCTGGGGCGTTAGACCTCTTCTTCAGTACTGTAGCTGAACGAGTCATAAATAGGAATGACCCCGTACCTGTTATTCCACCTGATGAAGCAACCTTTATCAACCTAGCAGAATTTTCGTTGCGGACTAAGGCAGGTATATCGTTTGCAGGGCCAGATTTTCAACCACCCGCAGATGCACTTGATTATTTACTGGTGCTTCCAGAAGACGCCAAGCCTGATGTTGTCCAGCAAGCGATCGCCCTTTCCAAAATTGATGGTTTTAAAGTTTGGACAACTGGGAATCAGCCAGGGTTACCGCAGCGACCAACATTTACCGGGCCGTTTGGAATTGAATACACTTCCCTAGCTAGCTTTACAGAAACTGGGAATAAGTTTGCATATAACGAATTTTCGCTTGCGCCGCAAGCGGCTGATACTTTTGTTCAAGCTAACTTAAATGCCAGCCAAGTGGTTAAGGATAGTAAATCGTTAGCGACTGGCGTTGCTAATATCAAACCTTTGAGAACAGGGAATGCTCTTTTCTATGATTTGACAGTAACTGGCTTAGACTTTGGGGAATTGTTACCAGGTGGCACTCCTCAAACTCCTGATAATGAGTTAGATGATGTTACTGCAATTCATATCCACTCAGGCGATCGCGGCAGCAATGGTGGACACGTCTTTAATATCTTAGATCCGCACCATCAAGATGAAGACAACCTGACTATAAAATTGAATGCGGATGGTTCCACCACACTCAAGGGTATCTGGACTCAGAAAGAGGCAGATATTCCCAAGGAATTAAAAGATTTTCTGACTGGTACTGGTTTACCAGGGCAAGAATCTGATTACTACTTCCAGGTTCACACCCAAGGTAATCCGGCTGGCGAAATTCGTGGTCAAATTGGTCGCACCACTGATGATTTTGGCGTGCCAATTAAAAGTGAGAACCATGAAATTTTATATGTAAAACAAGGACAACTATCAGTCAAAATTGGTGATGAAGTCAGACTGGCTGGGCCAGACACCTTTGTGGAAATCGCCCCAGGAAATGAATATGCGATCGCTAACTTTGGCACAGCAAAAGTAGAGTCACTAGCAGTTTCAGTACCACAGGGAAACCTTGAGCCAGCACCGATTCCTTCACCTTTAAAGCCTCAAGGACGTGCCTCCCACAAGCAACTGGTTTTCTTGGGTGATGGAGATGATGTATTTTCTCAGCCTAATCGCAAGAATCTTCGGGTTTACGGTGGTAAAGGTAATGATGAACTCTATGCCACTCAGGACGATCGCCTATTTGGCGAAAAAGGAGAAGACTTACTCGATGCCTCTAGCGGTACTGGTCGCAACCTTCTGGATGGCGGTGAGGGGAACGACTTCCTCATAGCTGGCAAGCAAGATCAACTAGTTGGGGGTGACGGAGACGATACACTGTTTATTGTCAATGGTGGCGAAAACGTTCTCTACGGTAATGCTGGGACTGACCAGTTCTGGATTGCTAACGGTAGAATTCCCGATACTGTGCTTGACCCCAGACAATCAGTACCGTTACCACCACCTTTTCCCGTACTGCCAACTTTGCAAGATACGCGCAACATCATTGCAGACTTTGAATTGGGTGTTGACAAGATTTACATCAGCGGCGTTAGTGGGATTTCTGACTTTGATGATTTGAAGTTACTACCTGTTTATGGCGACCTCCGCAGCACCAGCATTCTCGCCACATTAGGCGGTACAGAGTATTCTTTAGCAAACGTGTCAGGCATTTTGTCCAACGAATTAACGGCTAACGACTTTGTTTTTGCCTAG